A single Candidatus Eisenbacteria bacterium DNA region contains:
- a CDS encoding aminotransferase class I/II-fold pyridoxal phosphate-dependent enzyme → MNQSGIISDRVAGIAKSAIHEMTHLASAIDDVSFLSWAKPTTDTPEHIKAAAIAAIRDGRAGGYSVTSGLPELRREIVAKLARDNRITADISEIIVTVGAIEGLAATIMAVVDPGDEVILPTPTYSTHIRQVVIASGKPILVPCIEEQGFALDIAAIRKSVTPRTKAILYCSPSNPTGTVFGEDQLRELAAVALEHNLAVITDEAYEYFTFDDHKHFSIASIPELKHNVISCFTFTKTYAMTGWRVGYLHADAATIKQITKAHIPFAICAPTVSQYAALAALRGPQECVATFAGHYLAARNRMCERLDDLKSVFDYQKPAGSYLMFPRILHPEGRDSMTFCKKLLQEAKVSTTPGIAFGPTGESHLRMSFCVPTETIDQAFDRMETYFGK, encoded by the coding sequence ATGAACCAAAGCGGTATCATATCCGATAGGGTTGCAGGAATTGCGAAGTCGGCGATTCACGAGATGACGCACCTCGCGAGCGCTATCGACGATGTCTCCTTCCTTTCCTGGGCAAAACCGACCACCGACACGCCCGAACACATCAAGGCGGCCGCCATCGCCGCCATCCGCGACGGCCGAGCGGGCGGCTACTCCGTCACTTCCGGCTTACCCGAACTGCGCCGGGAGATCGTCGCGAAGCTCGCACGAGACAACCGGATTACCGCTGATATCTCGGAGATCATCGTGACCGTGGGCGCCATCGAGGGCTTGGCCGCCACGATCATGGCCGTCGTCGATCCCGGCGACGAGGTCATCCTGCCCACTCCCACCTACTCGACCCACATCCGGCAGGTTGTGATCGCTTCCGGCAAACCGATTCTTGTCCCCTGCATTGAGGAGCAGGGTTTCGCACTCGACATCGCCGCGATCCGCAAGTCCGTCACCCCCCGTACGAAGGCCATTCTCTACTGCTCCCCGAGCAATCCCACCGGTACCGTCTTCGGTGAAGATCAGCTCAGAGAGCTGGCCGCGGTGGCGCTGGAGCACAACCTCGCGGTGATCACCGACGAGGCGTATGAGTACTTCACTTTCGACGATCACAAGCACTTCAGCATCGCCTCGATTCCCGAACTGAAGCATAATGTGATCAGCTGTTTCACATTCACGAAAACCTATGCGATGACCGGCTGGAGAGTCGGATACCTGCACGCCGATGCGGCCACGATCAAACAGATTACCAAGGCTCACATCCCTTTTGCGATCTGTGCGCCGACCGTGTCGCAATACGCCGCACTGGCGGCCCTTCGGGGCCCGCAGGAGTGTGTGGCGACATTCGCCGGACATTACCTGGCCGCAAGGAACCGGATGTGCGAACGGCTGGACGACCTGAAATCGGTCTTCGACTATCAGAAACCAGCCGGCTCCTATCTCATGTTTCCGCGAATCCTCCATCCGGAGGGACGCGATTCCATGACCTTCTGCAAGAAATTGCTGCAAGAGGCCAAAGTCTCGACGACACCCGGAATCGCTTTCGGACCCACGGGCGAAAGCCATCTCAGAATGTCTTTTTGTGTACCGACGGAAACGATCGACCAAGCCTTCGATCGAATGGAAACCTACTTCGGGAAGTAA
- a CDS encoding sigma-70 family RNA polymerase sigma factor — MKSIDQLSDDALVELAQRGAEDPEARRAAAVLFGRYSGRVYIWAFRYVKDHDRAKDLAQDVLLNAWRRLPTYEPRSRFFAWLFTITRNRCLNALRKQPLLRDEVIEVDNLAGDQPDPGEKYSEKINEEEIYSLLRQTLDPQEQDAIYLRCFERMPVDEISNFLGIKGSAGARSVLQRARRKLREAIDERRQRERRSHGFDGPLK; from the coding sequence ATGAAGAGCATCGATCAATTGAGCGATGATGCGCTCGTTGAGCTTGCTCAGCGCGGCGCCGAAGATCCCGAGGCGCGGCGTGCGGCTGCTGTTCTCTTCGGCCGCTATTCCGGGCGGGTGTACATTTGGGCATTTCGCTATGTCAAGGATCACGATCGCGCCAAGGATTTGGCGCAGGATGTCCTGCTCAATGCCTGGCGTCGACTGCCCACCTATGAGCCAAGATCGCGGTTCTTCGCCTGGCTTTTTACAATCACCCGGAATCGGTGTCTCAATGCGTTGCGGAAGCAGCCGCTGTTGCGCGACGAAGTGATTGAAGTTGACAACTTGGCTGGAGATCAACCGGATCCAGGCGAGAAGTATTCTGAGAAAATCAACGAAGAGGAGATTTACTCTCTCTTGCGGCAAACGCTGGACCCGCAGGAACAAGATGCAATCTATCTGCGCTGCTTCGAGCGGATGCCGGTTGATGAAATATCTAATTTTCTGGGAATCAAGGGTTCCGCCGGCGCCCGCAGCGTTTTGCAGCGCGCGCGCCGAAAACTGCGGGAGGCCATTGACGAGCGGCGCCAACGTGAACGGCGATCGCACGGATTTGACGGCCCTCTGAAGTGA
- a CDS encoding CHAT domain-containing protein: MIVNHQSAPIELKRLAGFLRGPLLLVILAAFLFYNPSAADTANPDSESAGAQILFQRHTAIMATIDSLRDASLPEQALALAATQVTTARAERDSSFLLQLMMRQGSIWSGFGQVRQAEGTLREALQLAEAQQDSAALCFVLRWLSVAVSGQGRGSEAYEMCQRLLSLAREQDSPMYEGWALVGLGWQTLSAGKAAEATELYRQAIHALRRENIADGLAWALNGMGIALGRLGAYDQALVHFRQAAAAAENIEIENSRRFVLGIVLNNLATLEFNFGDPSVAAGHFREAHELHISEGNQRAAMMPGLNAAMCLTQIGRRTEAIEAMESLAEICRREGYLDLLGSILNKLAPIYRLQGRNSDAAKVCRQSMSLGDALPTHTQAEAHIFLAQTLSMSDSCEAALAVLDKGAHLLESAPDAQFNLRLRSERGCVLRRSGRNRAALPYLLSVAGEEGKQGLSRLRLEALVTAALAYQALGKPDSALVLLEQAAADWESDRGVPLDPKWREQRGAWSRMLYTDLADLLLDDGSGLPKIEQARRAFDRLQCFKARTLMERVHGPGSPQMIPPANAPMEITTLDLLQTEGLRPGELLLDPFLGPDSSILFAVTCGECRAVRLPSEEILAPKLHLYRCMIEDPPSSANLIDLQLLNDVGKTLGQQLFGEVADLLDACDRIMIAPDGILNLLPLAELLPASQKGVPAPARLKEVVRVPSASYLVWLRRKSAAPEIDRETRILAIAAARGKDGQALPGAIDEVHQLAKSFHNVEAMIVKADSCPDLLTERLADYDLLHLAAHTDVDDNSPWRSAIQLSPGAEEGFLYADRITTLPLQARLVVLSSCSSAGGPILSGEGVLGLCTAFLSAGVPAVVATLWDVDDKSTAQFVGRFYRHLASDDNAAAALAAAQEEMQANPRTRHPYFWAGFILTGDGDIRVNLTRRVHPLGYLLGALALIMIFMILAFRMCLTK, translated from the coding sequence ATGATTGTGAATCATCAGTCCGCTCCCATTGAACTAAAGCGCCTTGCCGGATTTCTGCGAGGACCGCTGCTCCTTGTCATCTTGGCGGCCTTTTTGTTTTACAACCCATCCGCTGCCGATACCGCGAATCCTGACAGTGAAAGCGCCGGAGCCCAAATTCTCTTCCAGCGTCATACCGCGATCATGGCCACGATCGATTCTTTGAGAGATGCGAGTCTTCCAGAACAGGCCCTGGCCTTGGCGGCGACCCAAGTGACGACCGCCAGAGCCGAGCGGGACTCATCCTTTCTCCTACAACTGATGATGCGGCAGGGAAGCATTTGGTCCGGGTTTGGACAAGTCCGCCAAGCAGAAGGCACCCTGCGTGAAGCGCTCCAGCTTGCGGAAGCTCAACAGGACTCCGCAGCGCTCTGCTTCGTGCTCCGATGGCTGAGCGTCGCCGTTTCCGGCCAGGGTCGGGGTTCCGAGGCGTATGAAATGTGTCAGCGTCTCCTCAGCCTTGCACGCGAACAAGACAGTCCAATGTATGAGGGCTGGGCCTTGGTCGGTTTGGGATGGCAAACGCTGTCAGCGGGAAAGGCCGCCGAGGCGACTGAGCTGTATCGCCAGGCCATTCACGCATTGCGCCGTGAAAACATCGCCGACGGATTGGCCTGGGCCTTGAACGGCATGGGAATCGCTCTTGGGCGCCTCGGCGCCTACGATCAAGCGCTGGTCCACTTCCGCCAGGCTGCGGCCGCCGCGGAGAATATCGAAATTGAAAACTCGCGGCGGTTTGTTTTGGGCATTGTGCTGAACAACCTTGCGACCCTCGAATTCAATTTCGGCGACCCGAGTGTCGCCGCCGGGCATTTTCGAGAGGCGCATGAGCTTCACATTTCCGAGGGAAATCAGCGTGCCGCGATGATGCCGGGACTTAACGCGGCCATGTGCCTTACACAAATCGGTCGCCGTACTGAAGCCATTGAAGCGATGGAGAGCTTAGCGGAGATCTGCCGGAGGGAAGGATACCTGGATCTTCTTGGCAGCATCTTGAATAAGCTGGCTCCGATCTATCGTTTGCAGGGCCGGAATTCTGACGCTGCCAAGGTTTGCCGGCAGTCAATGTCATTGGGAGATGCGCTGCCGACGCATACTCAGGCGGAGGCGCATATCTTCTTGGCTCAAACCTTAAGCATGTCGGATAGCTGCGAGGCGGCCCTGGCGGTGCTGGATAAGGGCGCGCATCTGCTGGAGTCGGCGCCGGATGCGCAATTCAATCTGAGGCTGAGGTCCGAGCGCGGCTGCGTTCTCAGGAGGTCAGGCCGCAACAGAGCCGCTCTCCCCTATCTTCTAAGTGTGGCGGGAGAAGAAGGAAAACAGGGCCTATCACGCCTCAGGCTCGAGGCCTTGGTCACGGCGGCGCTGGCTTACCAGGCGCTCGGCAAACCGGACAGCGCGCTGGTGCTGCTGGAGCAAGCGGCCGCGGATTGGGAATCCGACCGTGGCGTGCCGCTGGATCCAAAGTGGCGCGAGCAACGCGGCGCCTGGAGTCGAATGCTCTACACCGATCTCGCCGATCTCCTTCTGGATGATGGAAGCGGCCTTCCAAAGATTGAACAAGCACGCCGGGCGTTCGACCGATTGCAATGCTTTAAAGCGAGAACGCTCATGGAGAGGGTCCACGGTCCGGGCTCGCCACAAATGATCCCGCCCGCGAATGCGCCGATGGAAATCACGACTCTGGATCTCTTGCAGACAGAAGGCCTGCGACCGGGAGAACTTCTGCTGGATCCATTCTTAGGGCCTGACTCATCGATTCTCTTCGCGGTCACGTGCGGAGAATGCCGTGCCGTCAGGCTTCCTTCCGAAGAAATTCTGGCGCCCAAACTGCACCTGTATCGCTGCATGATCGAGGATCCTCCTTCCTCCGCCAACCTGATCGACCTCCAGCTTCTCAATGACGTCGGCAAGACGCTTGGGCAGCAGCTGTTCGGTGAGGTGGCTGATCTCCTCGACGCTTGCGATAGGATCATGATCGCGCCGGATGGGATTCTGAATCTGCTGCCGCTGGCTGAACTTCTCCCCGCTTCACAAAAGGGCGTACCGGCGCCGGCGCGACTGAAGGAAGTCGTCCGCGTGCCTTCCGCTTCCTATCTCGTTTGGCTGCGCCGAAAATCCGCCGCGCCGGAGATCGACAGGGAAACGCGCATTCTAGCCATCGCCGCCGCGCGGGGAAAGGACGGGCAGGCATTACCCGGCGCCATCGACGAGGTGCATCAGCTTGCCAAAAGCTTTCACAATGTCGAGGCAATGATTGTTAAAGCGGATAGCTGCCCGGATCTCCTCACTGAAAGGTTGGCCGATTATGATCTACTGCACCTGGCCGCACACACTGACGTGGACGATAACTCTCCATGGCGCTCCGCCATCCAGCTCTCTCCCGGTGCGGAGGAAGGATTCCTTTACGCCGATCGTATAACCACGCTACCGTTGCAGGCGCGTTTAGTCGTGCTCTCCAGCTGCTCCTCCGCGGGCGGACCCATTCTGTCAGGTGAGGGCGTGCTCGGTCTTTGCACGGCTTTTCTGAGCGCCGGTGTGCCGGCCGTCGTGGCCACGCTTTGGGACGTGGACGACAAATCCACGGCTCAGTTTGTGGGGCGATTTTACCGTCATTTGGCGTCCGATGACAACGCGGCCGCGGCTTTGGCGGCAGCGCAGGAAGAGATGCAAGCCAATCCGCGCACGCGGCACCCCTACTTTTGGGCCGGCTTTATCCTGACCGGCGATGGTGATATCCGCGTGAATCTGACACGACGCGTCCATCCGCTGGGGTATCTACTGGGCGCGCTGGCTCTTATAATGATATTCATGATTCTTGCATTCCGGATGTGTTTAACCAAATGA
- a CDS encoding radical SAM protein, which produces MKAETQNIVFGPVPSRRLGQSLGINNIPPKICTYSCLYCQVGRTTKLQTSRQAFWNPHELVERVSRKCAAAKGNGLTLDFLTFVSDGEPTLDANLGKEIELLRSLGIRIAVITNASLLMHPTVRADLARADWVSVKVDSVDEATWRRVNRPHGTLHLDEILAGIAAFALSFQGELVTETMLLRNINDHPEAIAAVADFLAQIGPVRSYLSIPTRPPAEREIAPPIAENLNRAYQMLSDRLANVEYLIGYEGDAFASTGNVEDDLLSITSVHPMREDAVDGFLSQAKSDWSAVRMLIDQGRMEEVEYRGKRFYVRKIPRGE; this is translated from the coding sequence ATGAAGGCGGAGACACAGAACATCGTCTTTGGTCCCGTGCCCTCCAGGCGGCTCGGACAGAGCCTGGGCATCAACAATATCCCGCCCAAAATCTGTACCTATAGCTGTCTTTATTGCCAGGTCGGCCGCACGACAAAGCTACAGACCAGCCGCCAAGCCTTCTGGAACCCCCATGAACTCGTCGAACGGGTCAGCCGAAAGTGTGCGGCCGCCAAGGGGAACGGCCTAACGCTAGACTTCCTGACCTTTGTTTCGGATGGCGAACCGACGCTCGATGCCAACCTGGGAAAGGAAATCGAACTCCTGCGATCTCTCGGGATCCGCATCGCGGTCATCACCAATGCGAGTTTGCTCATGCATCCCACCGTGCGCGCGGATCTCGCCCGGGCCGATTGGGTCTCTGTCAAGGTCGATTCGGTGGATGAAGCAACGTGGCGGCGAGTGAATCGCCCTCATGGAACACTGCATCTCGATGAAATCTTGGCGGGGATCGCGGCATTCGCGCTTTCGTTCCAAGGAGAGCTGGTAACAGAAACGATGCTTCTCCGAAATATCAACGATCATCCAGAAGCTATCGCCGCTGTTGCCGATTTTCTGGCACAAATAGGACCTGTTCGCAGCTACTTGTCGATTCCAACGCGGCCCCCTGCCGAGCGCGAAATTGCCCCCCCCATCGCAGAAAATCTCAACCGCGCCTATCAGATGCTGAGTGATAGGCTCGCGAACGTGGAGTACCTTATCGGCTACGAGGGCGACGCCTTCGCCTCCACGGGAAATGTAGAAGATGATCTCCTTAGCATCACGTCCGTGCATCCGATGCGGGAAGATGCCGTCGACGGATTTCTCTCCCAAGCGAAGTCCGACTGGTCCGCTGTCCGCATGTTGATCGATCAGGGCCGGATGGAAGAGGTCGAATACCGCGGCAAGCGTTTCTACGTGAGAAAAATCCCACGCGGGGAATGA
- a CDS encoding T9SS type A sorting domain-containing protein has translation MPFRRLHSLILATSLLLAAAQSNPALICSSGFADMGAGLPGVYQSSVAWGDYDNDGDLDILLTGYTGAECIARVYRNDTGTFADIDAGLTGVYASSVAWGDYDNDGDLDILLTGDTGAVRIARVYRNDAGTFADIDAGLTGVYSSSVAWGDYDNDGDLDILLAGDMGSEFIACVYRNDAGTFADVCAGLTGVNASSAAWGDYDNDGDLDILLTGDTGLEFISCVYRNDAGTFTNIDAGLAGVTVGSAAWGDYDNDGDLDILLTGDSGSEIISIVYDNDAGVFTDIAAGLAGVAAGSVAWGDYDNDGDLDILLTGYTGAACISSVYENGAGTFTDIGAGLTGVDWSSAAWGDYDNDSDLDILLTGHPNSANISLLYKNNDAPANTPPDAPDGLSASIAGNQVILSWNASSDVETPSSGLTYNLWMGSTPSAPDIVSPMSDLTNGYRKVGRLGNTNHNISWIITLPDPPPAIAYWGVQAIDTAFEGSDFSPSESIILDASAVPEPEFVPMASALGDNHPNPFRSETMITFDLPLKAEVSLEVFDTQGRLVKQIENGFMEAGHHHRPWLGDNEEGRRVPAGVYFCRLRAGAFVESRKLILSQ, from the coding sequence ATGCCGTTCCGCAGGCTGCATTCACTGATCCTCGCTACGAGTCTCCTTCTCGCCGCCGCACAGAGCAATCCGGCTCTCATTTGTTCTTCCGGCTTCGCCGACATGGGCGCCGGATTACCGGGTGTGTATCAATCCTCGGTGGCGTGGGGGGATTACGACAACGACGGCGACCTTGACATCCTGCTGACAGGATACACAGGCGCCGAGTGCATCGCACGCGTCTACCGCAACGACACGGGGACCTTTGCCGACATCGACGCCGGACTGACGGGAGTTTATGCGAGCTCCGTAGCGTGGGGGGATTACGACAACGACGGCGACCTCGACATCCTGCTGACAGGGGATACGGGGGCGGTGCGTATCGCACGCGTCTACCGCAACGATGCGGGAACCTTTGCCGACATCGACGCCGGACTGACGGGAGTCTATTCGAGCTCGGTGGCGTGGGGGGATTACGACAACGACGGCGACCTGGATATCCTCCTTGCGGGCGATATGGGATCGGAGTTCATCGCATGCGTCTACCGCAACGACGCGGGAACTTTTGCCGACGTATGCGCAGGGCTGACGGGAGTCAATGCGAGCTCGGCGGCGTGGGGCGATTACGACAATGACGGCGACCTGGATATCCTCCTCACGGGCGATACAGGTTTGGAGTTCATCTCTTGCGTGTACCGCAATGACGCGGGAACCTTTACCAACATAGACGCCGGGCTGGCGGGCGTAACGGTCGGCTCGGCGGCGTGGGGCGATTACGACAATGACGGCGATCTCGACATCCTGCTGACGGGTGACTCGGGATCGGAGATCATCTCGATCGTCTACGATAACGACGCGGGGGTTTTCACCGACATCGCCGCCGGGCTGGCAGGTGTCGCCGCCGGCTCGGTGGCCTGGGGAGACTACGATAATGATGGCGACCTCGACATCCTGCTGACGGGATACACAGGCGCCGCGTGCATCTCGAGCGTCTACGAAAACGGCGCGGGAACCTTCACCGACATCGGCGCTGGACTGACGGGCGTTGATTGGAGCTCAGCGGCCTGGGGCGACTACGATAATGATAGCGACCTCGACATCCTGCTGACAGGACACCCGAACTCGGCTAACATTTCATTATTGTATAAGAATAACGACGCTCCGGCAAATACGCCACCGGATGCACCCGACGGTCTTTCTGCCTCGATAGCAGGGAATCAGGTTATCCTGAGTTGGAACGCTTCCAGCGACGTCGAGACACCCTCCTCAGGTTTAACATATAACCTCTGGATGGGTTCGACTCCTTCGGCGCCTGACATCGTCTCCCCCATGTCCGACCTCACTAACGGCTATCGCAAGGTTGGTCGACTCGGCAACACCAACCACAATATATCCTGGATCATCACTCTTCCCGACCCACCCCCTGCAATCGCTTATTGGGGTGTACAAGCGATTGACACCGCCTTCGAGGGATCCGACTTTTCACCATCCGAATCCATCATTCTGGATGCGTCCGCCGTGCCGGAACCCGAGTTCGTGCCGATGGCGTCCGCCCTCGGAGACAACCATCCGAACCCCTTCCGGTCGGAGACAATGATTACTTTCGACCTGCCTTTGAAAGCAGAGGTGTCATTGGAGGTGTTTGATACGCAGGGCAGGCTGGTGAAGCAGATTGAAAACGGCTTCATGGAAGCAGGACACCATCACCGCCCCTGGTTGGGAGACAACGAGGAAGGCCGGAGAGTCCCAGCTGGAGTATACTTCTGCCGACTGCGCGCGGGCGCATTCGTTGAGTCAAGGAAGTTGATACTATCACAATAA
- a CDS encoding SEC-C domain-containing protein produces the protein MMGSGITVGAHEMSFLSKMFGKKPPKEAARLGRNEACWCGSGKKYKRCHYEADRVYFSAQSKANCAGPT, from the coding sequence ATGATGGGCAGCGGCATCACCGTGGGAGCGCATGAAATGAGTTTCTTGAGTAAAATGTTTGGCAAAAAACCACCGAAGGAGGCGGCGCGTCTTGGCCGCAATGAGGCCTGCTGGTGCGGTAGCGGCAAAAAATACAAGCGCTGCCACTACGAAGCCGACCGTGTGTACTTCTCTGCCCAGAGCAAGGCCAATTGCGCGGGCCCAACCTGA